In Coregonus clupeaformis isolate EN_2021a unplaced genomic scaffold, ASM2061545v1 scaf4027, whole genome shotgun sequence, the genomic stretch caattattaggaaatggaagacatacaagaccactgataatctccctcgatctggggctccacgcaagatctcaccccgtggggtcaaaatgatcacaagaacggtgagcaaaaatcccagaaccacacaggggacctagtgaatgacctgcagagagctgggaccaaagtaacaaagcctaccatcagtaacacactacgccgccagggactcaaatcctgcagtgcaagacgtgtccccctgcttaagccagtacatgtccaggcccgtctgaagtttgctagagtgcatttggatgatccagaagaggattgggagaatgtcatatggtcagatgaaaccaaaatagaactttttggtaaaaactcaactcgtcgtgtttggaggacaaagaatgctgagttgcatccaaagaacaccatacctactgtgaagcatgggggtggaaacatcatgctttggggctgtttttctgcaaagggaccaggacgactgatccgtgtaaaggaaagaatgaatggggccatgtatcgtgagattttgagtgaaaacctccttccatcagcaagggcattgaagatgaaacgtggctgggtctttcagcatgacaatgatcccaaacacaccgcccgggcaacgaaggagtggcttcgtaagaagcatttcaaggtcctggagtggcctagccagtctccagatctcaacccccatagaaaatctttggagggagttgaaagtccgtgttgcccagcgacagccccaaaacatcactgctctagaggagatctgcatggaggaatgggccaaaataccagcaacagtgtgtgaaaaccttgtgaagacttacagaaaacgtttgacctgtgtcattgccaacaaagggtatataacaaagcattgacaaaacttttgttattgaccaaatacttattttccaccataatttgcaaataaattcataaaaaatcctacaatgtgattttctggattttttatttattttgtctgtcatagttgacgtgtacctatgatgaaaattacaggcctctctcatctttttaagtgggagaacttgcacatttggtggctgactaaatacttttttcccccactgtatatacatatactttaaaaataaatatttccctttattactttccaaccccaccaccccttccctaattggagtaaactagtgaacaacaatgcttaggcctctacttccagtttatacatactatatgtATATTTAACCCTGGGtgttggagagggagggagagatggagcagCCACATCTAGTGGTCAGTGTTGACCTCAGAAGCCACTGCTGCAGtaactcctctgttcctctgcccTCTGAGAAGCATAACCCTCTACCTCTAACAGGATACTAATCTCCTTTTATACAAAACATTTAGCTGGATATTGTTATTGTCTTTATTGACCAAAACAAACAATAACATATTTATTCATTTGATTTATTACGTTTTATTTGACAGGGTTCACACACAATTAAAACATAAATCTCACAAGGAATTCGATGCATCTTGCTAGATTTAGCTAATTCAGTACAACATACTCCCAAATTAATCCAAACAAGGTCTCAACACTGTattgaaaaatgagaaaaataaatagaaatctgCTTGAAATCTGATGTACTGTAGATCAGATTTCAAGCATAATTCTCTGATTTAAAAGATGCACCAAAACCATATCAAACATCATGGTCCAGACAGGCTGCAAAAGAAGTCACGCTGCACAAATTAACCAATCGTTGAACGCCACGTTAGATACATTGCAGTCATGCTTCAGATTACAATATCATATTGATGCGGTTTCTGGCATgatgttaaacacctatccaggTGTTGTGAAATTTGGTGTATGACTGCTTGGCAGACGCCCTGGAACGTGGCTCATTATTATCAACACTATTATCAACACTCTTTACAATTGCATGTCTTAGCCTAATTGTTATTTGCTCAATCAGATTAAGTAATCTGTTCCCTTATTGGACACCAATTCAGTCAGTGTGATTGACAGGCAAGATGACCAATGGGGCTGTGTTTGGACCCTCTGAATTATTACAGGGGTTCAAGTATGGATATAGTTTCTCAGTGAAGGTACAACCAGTGCAAGAGTAGATATGAGACCTGTTTTCTACATCATAAAAGGAGATCTGACCCTTCTCGTAATCCACAAACACCCCGACCTTACCATACTTATTCTCACCCGTCATATACAGAGCCCAGAGTCCACCATCTGGGCTTTCAGCTGTTGGGCCCTTCCTGATGATGGACTCTCTGGCCACACCTAACTCCCATTGAATTTTCCCCCTAACCTGAACTTCAAAGTAGAATCTCCCTGAGGAGAAGCCTTCCTTTCCCAGGACAGCTAGACGTTGATCAAACCTCTTTGGGTTGTCAGGGATATTCCGCTGTGTGCCTTGAAAGCTCACTTGCTTCCTGTTCTCCGACACAATGAGCTTGGGGTGTTCTGTTTCAAGATCCAGAGTCACATCCACTGACCACTGTCGTAAACTCCTCAGCTCAGCATTACACAACTTCTCCATCTCTTTCAGAAGTGTCTCCTCCAGCTGAGACAGAGCTCTCCTCACAGTTCCTACATGCAGATCCCTGGGAACACTGATCTCAGACCAGTACTTGATCGGGGATGGGGAGttctggaggaggtggaggtggtccaGCTCAGTGCCTCTCCTCAGCAGCTCAGTGATTTCCTCCTCAACCACTTCAATGAGCCCTTCAGCCCGCCTCTCAGCTGCTTTCTGCTTCTCCTCAACCACTTCAATGAGCTCTGCCTgacttctctcaatggagcgcaCCAGAGCAGTGAAGATCTCCACACtttctgctatctctctctctgcatctctctggcTGAGCTCTACTGAGTATTTGATCTCCCTAACCTTCTGCAGTCGCTCCTGGATCATCTTCTGCACTTGTGCTACTTCTCCAGGCTTGGAAGATGACTCCTCTCCGTCTGTGACCTTCATCCTCTTAAAATGATCTGCAACATCTCTGAGTGTTGTGTTGGTTTTTTGGTTCAGGTCTTCTGTTGAATGTCTCCTTACACAGTGGACACTGGCACAGGGCAGTGCTGTTCCAGTATCCGCTGATACAGGCCTTTGCAGAAGTTGTGTCCACATGGAATAGAGACTGGCTCAGTGAACACATCCAGACAGATGGAGCACAGGAACTGTTCTTCAGACAGGACATTGCTGGAGGTGGACATTTCTGAAACATAATCAAAGATCCAAAGTTTGAAATGTAGCCGTCTTCATTTTAGAGTATTTTACTGCCACCTGCTGTACTGGAGTGTTTGTTCAGGAATATGATTTATTGGTGGATCCCTTCCACTGGCTTGGATGGAATTCTGTGATCCCTCCCTAACCCAGAGCAAGTCCCACCCAACTAGACTACTTTAAAATGCTGCATGCTATCACAGCCATTTGTATCTGTGATCAATCTGGGTTTCCCCCATTCTATCTGTGGAGCAACCagttctataaaaaaaaaaaagacttccTGGAATGAGTCAGCGTTGGACAGAAATTCACTATTTGATTACTAAATGTATCTTTAGATGGTAAGACGAGTGTTTGTAGCTCTACCAAAATATTATTGATTCAGTGTTCCACAGACAGACCATGCTTTTTACCCAGAGTAGGTAGAGAAACGATATCCAGGAGATGTGTAATTTGACCTACCCTTGCATATTATGGAGCACATGCACTAAATGTATCCACATTTGGAGAAGTAACTTTCAATTCTCACATTTATTCTCAATTCTCACATTTATACCAGATATATTTGAACAAAGATCAAATAAATAACAGGTGAGAAACACCAGATGTGATTATGGAGTAAAATCATCACCAGTGTCCAGGTTAATATCTTTCTTTCTCTACTCACCTGGGAGTGTTTCCCCTCTTGACAGAAGGTGGACTGAGTGTAGctgtgtgtagagtgatgaggaGCAGGAGACTTATGCAGTTTATACTTCCACTTTAACTAAATGTTATCTCTCAACTCCTCCCTGTTCTGCCCAGAACCCAACTGTTGCACTTTCTCTGTGCTTGGCTTAGTTTATTTGACCATTTTAAGTTTGTACAGGTAAGTGTaactagctgtgtgtgtgtgtgcgcacatttggtgtgttcaaatcaaatcaaatcaaatcaaattttattggtcacatgcgccgaatacaacaggtgcagacattgcagtgaaatgcttacttacagcccttaaccaacagtgcatttattttaaacaaaaaagtaagaataaacaacaacaaaaaaagtgttgagaaaaaaagagcagaagtaaaataaagtgacagtagggaggctatatatacagtaaaataaagtgacagtaggcaggctatatatacaggggggtaccgttgcagagtcaatgtgcgggggcaccggctagttgaggtagttgaggtaatatgtacatgtgggtagagttaaagtgactatgcataaatacttaacagagtagcagcagcgtaaaaaggatggggtgggggggcagtgcaaatagtccgggtagccatgattagctgttcaggagtcttatggcttgggggtagaagctgttgagaagtcttttggacctagacttggcactccagtctatgactagggtggctggagtctttgacaattttgagggccttcctctgacaccgcctggtatagaggtcctggatggcagggagctttgccccagtgatgtactgggccgtacgcactaccctctgtagtgccttgcggtcagaggccaagcagttgcatttacatttacatttacattttagtcatttagcagacgctcttatccaggagcgacttacaggagcaattagggttaagtgccttgctcaagggcacattaacgtcatttagcagacgctcttagccagagcgactcacaaattggtgcgttcaccctatagccagtgggataaccactttacaattggggggggtagaaggattcctttatcctatcccaggtattccttaaagaggtggcgtttcaaatgtctccggaaggtggtgagtgactccgctgtcctgatggtgagtgactccgccataccaggcggtgatgcaaccagtcaggatgctctcgatggtgcagctgtataattttttgaggatctgaggacccatgccaaatctttttagtctcctgagggggaataggctttgtcgtgccctcttcacgactgtcttggtgtgtttggaccatgatagttcgttggtgatgtggacaccaaggaacttgaagctctcaacctgttccactacagccccgtcgatgagaatgggggcgtgctcagtcctcttttttttcctgtagtccacaatcatctcctttgtcttgatcacgttgagggagaggttgttgtcctggcaccacacggccagatctctgacctcctccctataggctgtctcatcgttgtcggtgatcaggcctaccactgttgtgtgcgtcggcaaacttaatgatggtgttggagtcgtgcctggccatgcagtcatgggtgaacagagagtacaggaggggactgagcacgcacccctgaggggcccccgtgttgaggatcagtgtggcagatgtgttgttacctacccttaccacctggggcggcccgtcaggaagtccaggatccagttgcagagggaggtgtttagtcccaggatccttggcttagtgatgagcttagagggcactatggtgttgaatgctgagctgtagtcaatgaatagcattctcacgtaggtgttcctcttgtccaggtgggaaagggcagtgtggagtgcgatagagattgcatcatctgtggatctgttggggcggtatgcaaattggagtgggtctagggtttctgggattatgctgttgatgtgagccatgaccagtctttcaaagcacttcatggctacagacgtcagtgctacagggtcggtagtcatttaggcaggttatcttagagttcttgggcacggggactatggtggtctgcttgaaacatgttggtattacagactcagtcagggacatgttgaaaatgtcagtgaagacacttgccagttggtcagcacatgctcggagtacacgtcctggtaatccgtctggccctgcggccttgtgaatgttgacctgcttaaaagtcttactcacatcggccacggagagcgtgatcacacagtcatccggaacagctggtgctctcatgcatgcctcagtgttgcttgcctcgggcgagcatagaagtggtttagctcgtctggtaggcttgtgtcactgggcagctcgcggctgtgcttcccttgtagtctgtaatagttttcaagccctgccacatccgacgagcgtcagagccagtgtagtatgattcaatcttagacctgtattgactctttgcctgtttgatggttcgtcggaggtcatagcgggatttcttataagcgtccgggttagagtcccgttccttgaaagcggcagctctaccctttagctcagtgcggatgtttcctgtaatccatggcttctggttgggggtatgtacgcacggtcactgtggggacgacatcatcaatgcacttattgatgaagccagtgactgatgtggtgtactcctcaatgctgtctgaagaatcccggaacatgttccagtctgtgctagcaaaacagtcctgtagcttagcatctgcgtcatctgaccacttttttattaaccgaatcactggtgcttcctgcttcagtttttgcttataagcaggaatcaggaggatagagttatggtcagatttgccaaatggagggcgagggagagctttgtatgcgtctctgtgtgtggagtaaaggtggtctagagtttttttccctctggttgcacatttaacatgctggtagaaattaggtagaacggatttaagtttccctgcattaaagtccccggccactaggagcgctgcatctggatgagcgttttcctgttgattaatggccttgtacaactcattcagtgcaatcttaatgccagcattggtttgtggtggtaaatagacagctatgaaaaatatagatgaaaactctcttggtaaatagtgtggtctacagcttatcataagatactctacctcaggcgagcaaaacctcgagacttccttagtatttgattttgtgcaccagctgttgtttacaaatatacagagaccgccaccccttgtcttaccagagtcagacgttctgtcctgccgatgtagcgtatagcctgctagctgaatgttatcattgttgtcgttcagccacgactccgtgaaacataagatattacagtttttaatgtcccgttggtaggataaccgtaaacttaaatcgtccattttattctcaaaagcttgaacgttggctaataggattgatgggagaggcagtttactcgctcgccgtcggatccttacaaggcacccggatctgcgtccgcgatatctccgtctcttcctcacgcgaatgacggggatctgggccttgtcgggtgtctgtaggatatccatcgcgaccgcctcgttgaagaaaaaatcttcgtccaatgcgaggtgagtaatcgctgtcctgatatccagaagctctttttggttataagagacgatggcagaaacattatgtacaaaataaattacaaataatgcggaaaaacacacataatagtacaattggttagagggctgtaaaacggcagccatcttctccggcgctgttctctgtttggtgtgtgcgtgcatgttttCGAGTCATGTATAAATGTATCAGAGCCCAGTGTTGGTCCAGTGAACGTGTCTGTTCCTTCCTGTGTCTCAGATGGCActggggcctgtgtgtgtgtatatgtatatatatacagtgctaagaaaaagtatttgccccctttctaattttctctacttttgcatatttgtgatactgaatgctatcagatcttcaaccaaaacctaatattagataaagggaacataagtgaacaaataacacaacaattacatacttatttaataaacaaagttatgcaacacccaattcccctgtgtgaaaaagtaattgccaccttacactcaataactggttgtgccacctttagctgcaatgactccaaccaaatgcttcctgtagttgttgatcactcttccacgtcactgtggaggaattttggcccactcttccatgcagaactgctttaactcagtgtcgtgtgggttttcaagcatgaactgcttgtttcaagtcctgccacaacatctcaattgggattaggtctggactttgactaggccattccaaaacttccaatttgttgctttttagcaattttcatgtagacttgattgtgtgttttggatcattgtcttgctgcatgacccagctgtgcttcagcttcagctcatagacggatggtctgacattc encodes the following:
- the LOC121560068 gene encoding E3 ubiquitin-protein ligase TRIM21-like; amino-acid sequence: MKVTDGEESSSKPGEVAQVQKMIQERLQKVREIKYSVELSQRDAEREIAESVEIFTALVRSIERSQAELIEVVEEKQKAAERRAEGLIEVVEEEITELLRRGTELDHLHLLQNSPSPIKYWSEISVPRDLHVGTVRRALSQLEETLLKEMEKLCNAELRSLRQWSVDVTLDLETEHPKLIVSENRKQVSFQGTQRNIPDNPKRFDQRLAVLGKEGFSSGRFYFEVQVRGKIQWELGVARESIIRKGPTAESPDGGLWALYMTGENKYGKVGVFVDYEKGQISFYDVENRSHIYSCTGCTFTEKLYPYLNPCNNSEGPNTAPLVILPVNHTD